Within Sorghum bicolor cultivar BTx623 chromosome 2, Sorghum_bicolor_NCBIv3, whole genome shotgun sequence, the genomic segment TGTGTAAAAatacatttacacaggcggctgacTAGGTGAGCCGCCTGTGAAAACCCAATTTTCACAGGCGGCTCACACTACCCCGCTATACTGTGGTCCATTTTGTACTGACTCCTGGTACAGGCGGTGGGCTTGGCCGCCTGTGGAGATGTTTTTAGCACCGTCTGTAAAAATATTTTCTGTAGCAGTGGTGGtcggtcttttttttttctgccgACGCCGTCTCGGACGCCACTAACGGATGAGATTGGATGGGGCTAGATCTCGGTCTTTGCTTAGACGGGCTGAGCCCAGTCGCAATCCAGAtgcaaaataataaaataattaatttctttaattAGGTGCTTTGAGATTGGTGCAAAATTTTAAGAAAGGAAGTACCGGAGCAGTTGCCATTAATTAATTCTAACAGTACCGATCTACAACCAAGATTGGGCTTAGTTTGGTATGAAACTCAAAAGTGATTTGATGGCTGCACCTAATTTTGCCATCCATATATACCTGCATGCATTTGTCTACCAGCTAAAGGTGCCCACTTAACTATTGTTCATAATATAGGTGATCTTTTTTACAACAGACGGAGTGTTATTTTATAGATAAATTGTCCAAAGAAATATATTGCATTTGTGCGTCATCCTGCActggtatatatatatgggtCGGTGGCACTCATCAGGAAAGCATGCACCAGTTAAAGTCACCACGTGTACATCATTTATATATATCGTGGATAAAAAGCTGGGTTCATTATATCAATCCGCTATagcttatatataaatataaatatatatgataTGTTGTAGCAGTATCAGCGTTGGAAATAATCATGATTTGTGGAGTTGTTGGTCCTGGTCGTCTTTTGGCGGAAGCACGGGCAGCATGCCTTTCTCCTGGAGGCTCTTCACTGTCTCGTAGAGGCACTGCAGCACCGGCACAAAGTCCATCCCAAGATCCTTGAGCCGCTGGTTCGTGAACTTGTATCCTGTCACCGGAGGGTTCACGTCGTCCTTGCACCTGCGTGCGCGCGCGTGTGCTACAGCGTTAggaattttatatatatatatatatatatatatatatatatatatatatatatatatatatatatatataaaatcgaACGACGTATATATGCTACGCACTTTGTGGGTATGGGGTACTCTGGGAAGAGCTTAGCGAGGATGCGGCAGAGCTCGCCGCGGTGGAGGGTGCTCTCGGCGCAGATGTAGCGCCCATGCGCGTAGGGTGCCTCGTACACCCGGACGTGCGCCTCCGCGACGTCCTGGACGTGCACGTACGCCTGCGCGGCGTTCACGTACGTCTTGGCCGACCCCGTCAGGTACTTCATCACGTGGTCCGTGCTGGCGTTCACTGTTGGCTGCAGCAACGGACCCAGCACCAGCACCGGGTTCACCACGATCAGGTCCAGGCCTCGCTTCCGCGCCACCTCCCATGCGCCCTGCTCCGCCACTGTCTTGGCGTAGCAATACCAGttctgcatgcatgcacgaTATATATANNNNNNNNNNNNNNNNNNNNNNNNNNNNNNNNNNNNNNNNNNNNNNNNNNNNNNNNNNNNNNNNNNNNNNNNNNNNNNNNNNNNNNNNNNNNNNNNNNNNNNNNNNNNNNNNNNNNNNNNNNNNNNNNNNNNNNNNNNNNNNNNNNNNNNNNNNNNNNNNNNNNNNNNNNNNNNNNNNNNNNNNNNNNNNNNNNNNNNNNNNNNNNNNNNNNNNNNNNNNNNNNNNNNNNNNNNNNNNNNNNNNNNNNNNNNNNNNNNNNNNNNNNNNNNNNNNNNNNNNNNNNNNNNNNNNNNNNNNNNNNNNNNNNNNNNNNNNNNNNNNNNNNNNNNNNNNNNNNNNNNNNNNNNNNNNNNNNNNNNNNNNNNNNNNNNNNNNNNNNNNNNNNNNNNNNNNNNNNNNNNNNNNNNNNNNNNNNNNNNNNNNNNNNNNNNNNNNNNNNNNNNNNNNNNNNNNNNNNNNNNNNNNNNNNNNNNNNNNNNNNNNNNNNNNNNNNNNNNNNNNNNNNNNNNNNNNNNNNNNNNNNNNNNNNNNNNNNNNNNNNNNNNNNNNNNNNNNNNNNNNNNNNNNNNNNNNNNNNNNNNNNNNNNNNNNNNNNNNNNNNNNNNNNNNNNNNNNNNNNNNNNNNNNNNNNNNNNNNNNNNNNNNNNNNNNNNNNNNNNNNNNNNNNNNNNNNNNNNNNNNNNNNNNNNNNNNNNNNNNNNNNNNNNNNNNNNNNNNNNNNNNNNNNNNNNNNNNNNNNNNNNNNNNNNNNNNNNNNNNNNNNNNNNNNNNNNNNNNNNNNNNNNNNNNNNNNNNNNNNNNNNNNNNNNNNNNNNNNNNNNNNNNNNNNNNNNNNNNNNNNNNNNNNNNNNNNNNNNNNNNNNNNNNNNNNNNNNNNNNNNNNNNNNNNNNNNNNNNNNNNNNNNNNNNNNNNNNNNNNNNNNNNNNNNNNNNNNNNNNNNNNNNNNNNNNNNNNNNNNNNNNNNNNNNNNNNNNNNNNNNNNNNNNNNNNNNNNNNNNNNNNNNNNNNNNNNNNNNNNNNNNNNNNNNNNNNNNNNNNNNNNNNNNNNNNNNNNNNNNNNNNNNNNNNNNNNNNNNNNNNNNNNNNNNNNNNNNNNNNNNNNNNNNNNNNNNNNNNNNNNNNNNNNNNNNNNNNNNNNNNNNNNNNNNNNNNNNNNNNNNNNNNNNNNNNNNNNNNNNNNNNNNNNNNNNNNNNNNNNNNNNNNNNNNNNNNNNNNNNNNNNNNNNNNNNNNNNNNNNNNNNNNNNNNNNNNNNNNNNNNNNNNNNNNNNNNNNNNNNNNNNNNNNNNNNNNNNNNNNNNNNNNNNNNNNNNNNNNNNNNNNNNNNNNNNNNNNNNNNNNNNNNNNNNNNNNNNNNNNNNNNNNNNNNNNNNNNNNNNNNNNNNNNNNNNNNNNNNNNNNNNNNNNNNNNNNNNNNNNNNNNNNNNNNNNNNNNNNNNNNNNNNNNNNNNNNNNNNNNNNNNNNNNNNNNNNNNNNNNNNNNNNNNNNNNNNNNNNNNNNNNNNNNNNNNNNNNNNNNNNNNNNNNNNNNNNNNNNNNNNNNNNNNNNNNNNNNNNNNNNNNNNNNNNNNNNNNNNNNNNNNNNNNNNNNNNNNNNNNNNNNNNNNNNNNNNNNNNNNNNNNNNNNNNNNNNNNNNNNNNNNNNNNNNNNNNNNNNNNNNNNNNNNNNNNNNNNNNNNNNNNNNNNNNNNNNNNNNNNNNNNNNNNNNNNNNNNNNNNNNNNNNNNNNNNNNNNNNNNNNNNNNNNNNNNNNNNNNNNNNNNNNNNNNNNNNNNNNNNNNNNNNNNNNNNNNNNNNNNNNNNNNNNNNNNNNNNNNNNNNNNNNNNNNNNNNNNNNNNNNNNNNNNNNNNNNNNNNNNNNNNNNNNNNNNNNNNNNNNNNNNNNNNNNNNNNNNNNNNNNNNNNNNNNNNNNNNNNNNNNNNNNNNNNNNNNNNNNNNNNNNNNNNNNNNNNNNNNNNNNNNNNNNNNNNNNNNNNNNNNNNNNNNNNNNNNNNNNNNNNNNNNNNNNNNNNNNNNNNNNNNNNNNNNNNNNNNNNNNNNNNNNNNNNNNNNNNNNNNNNNNNNNNNNNNNNNNNNNNNNNNNNNNNNNNNNNNNNNNNNNNNNNNNNNNNNNNNNNNNNNNNNNNNNNNNNNNNNNNNNNNNNNNNNNNNNNNNNNNNNNNNNNNNNNNNNNNNNNNNNNNNNNNNNNNNNNNNNNNNNNNNNNNNNNNNNNNNNNNNNNNNNNNNNNNNNNNNNNNNNNNNNNNNNNNNNNNNNNNNNNNNNNNNNNNNNNNNNNNNNNNNNNNNNNNNNNNNNNNNNNNNNNNNNNNNNNNNNNNNNNNNNNNNNNNNNNNNNNNNNNNNNNNNNNNNNNNNNNNNNNNNNNNNNNNNNNNNNNNNNNNNNNNNNNNNNNNNNNNNNNNNNNNNNNNNNNNNNNNNNNNNNNNNNNNNNNNNNNNNNNNNNNNNNNNNNNNNNNNNNNNNNNNNNNNNNNNNNNNNNNNNNNNNNNNNNNNNNNNNNNNNNNNNNNNNNNNNNNNNNNNNNNNNNNNNNNNNNNNNNNNNNNNNNNNNNNNNNNNNNNNNNNNNNNNNNNNNNNNNNNNNNNNNNNNNNNNNNNNNNNNNNNNNNNNNNNNNNNNNNNNNNNNNNNNNNNNNNNNNNNNNNNNNNNNNNNNNNNNNNNNNNNNNNNNNNNNNNNNNNNNNNNNNNNNNNNNNNNNNNNNNNNNNNNNNNNNNNNNNNNNNNNNNNNNNNNNNNNNNNNNNNNNNNNNNNNNNNNNNNNNNNNNNNNNNNNNNNNNNNNNNNNNNNNNNNNNNNNNNNNNNNNNNNNNNNNNNNNNNNNNNNNNNNNNNNNNNNNNNNNNNNNNNNNNNNNNNNNNNNNNNNNNNNNNNNNNNNNNNNNNNNNNNNNNNNNNNNNNNNNNNNNNNNNNNNNNNNNNNNNNNNNNNNNNNNNNNNNNNNNNNNNNNNNNNNNNNNNNNNNNNNNNNNNNNNNNNNNNNNNNNNNNNNNNNNNNNNNNNNNNNNNNNNNNNNNNNNNNNNNNNNNNNNNNNNNNNNNNNNNNATATCGATATATCTACAtatgtatatacatatatatatacatatatatatatatatatatatatatatatatatatatatatatatatatatatatatatatatatatatatatatatatatatatatatatatatatatatatatatatatatatatatatatatatNNNNNNNNNNNNNNNNNNNNNNNNNNNNNNNNNNNNNNNNNNNNNNNNNNNNNNNNNNNNNNNNNNNNNNNNNNNNNNNNNNNNNNNNNNNNNNNNNNNNTAAATGGTTTTATATTTGAACACCAATATAGTATGTAAATGATGATATGACCTACACGGTGTGGATCCCAGATATATCCCTGGGGTAAAGGAGTAGGTATATAGGCACAAAAGTATATGTAGCAGTTAGAAATATATGGTGGACAAGAATATGGTCTGCTAGTTggtatttgatgatgcatgcctataTCAAGTTATCAACAAGAAACTGCGTACACCTCACGAGCTGTGTAGTTGACATATCAACGtccttcttttcctttttcatcCACACATGCATGTTTGGTGAGGATTGACAAGTGCGCGACAACAAAAGCTAGCACCATCTATTGCATCGACTACACACTGATACGTTACTCTCTCAATCctgaattataagacatttaacTTTTTGTTGACCTCaactttgaccactcgtcttattcataaaatttgtgcaaatataatcaaatttaagtcattcttaaaAACTGTTATTATAAACTAAGCCACAACAAAAAAGTAAtgttttgcacaaatttttaaataagatgagTGGTCAAATTTAATAATATCAAAAAAGtccaatatcttataatttgagatggattgAATATTTTCTTTCGTACTATATATGATCATTAGTTCTCTCATTCTGCAGTCATCGTCCCATTATGTATTGGGaataatatatatatcataGGAACATTCTTTACTTTTACTCGGAAGCATGCGTAAAAAGATTACGAAACTAGCTAGTTAAGCTAGCTGTCCTCGCTCGCTCGCTTCAAAGCAAGAACGAAGTActccaaaagaaaaggaaagggTAGGTACTTGGATGGATGCACCCACCGTCATTCATGCATGTGTGTGTACCTGTGTATTCTTGCAATACTCAAGATCGCTCCAGCAGGTGTCGTCGACAGGCTTGTTGGGTTCACGGTAGGGGTTCATGTACACTGTGCCGATGGAGGACGTGAACACGACGCGCTTGACGCCGGTGTCTGCCGCCGCCGTCATCACATATTGTGTGCCCCGGATTGCTGGCTCGATCATCATCTCCTGCAGCATATGCATACCCGAGTGTTGCATTGGAGCGGGCGGATCGGAgccaaatatataatatatatgtgtcCTAGCAGCAGCTTACGTACAGGGTCATCGGTGACCGGGGAGGCGGCGTGGAAGACGCCGTCGCAGCCGGAGAAGGCCTCGACAAGGCTTTCTGGATCCAGCAGATCGGCACGCAGGAGGACGAGGCGATCGGCGGCGCCGTCAAGGGCCCTCAGGTGGTCGTTCTTTGGATCGACTGATCGAGAGTTCGTTGTGTACAAAAGGACCAAAGGACAATATTATGCATGCATCGTTAGTTTCTGCATTACATATATGCAAATTAAACAAATCTGTTGATATACCACATATCAACAGTATGCATGCATGATCGGATGGGATGACCCACGCCACGCACCAGGGTTCCTGACCGTGCCACGGACTGTGTAACCCTTCTCGAGGAGGCGCTTGACAAGCCAGGAGGCGATGAACCCTCCAGCTCCGGTGACGCAAACTGTCCGGCCTTGCCCGGAGAGCGCTGGCGGCACGGGCGTCGTCGTCTCTGCTGTTGGCATCCTAGCTATCTCGATCGGTCCTTCGATCGATCTCTTCAAAGAATGGATAGATAGATGTTGGTTTCTAGTCTAGACTAGAGAGGTTTATATATCGGTGGATAGATAGATAGCTAGGCGGGTTATTAGTCTGAGGACATGTACGCTATATATAGCTAGGCGGGTAAGTAGCTGATGAGTACAGTAGTGTACTAGGATGTGTGTGCTTGGAGCTGAGCGACACATTTGTCTCTGTATATATAGTGCTGTGGGGGCACCGAACCGAGAGAGCCAGAGTGGTTGAAGACAGTTGCAAAGTGTGGAGCCGCGTGAGCGAGAGAGTCGCAACACTAATCCCGGAGGAGTTGTTGGGAAATTTTCTTTATATATTTTGCACATGAATGAAATCTGCAAGTTTGGTTAGGACTGATATACGTACATTTATTTGTTCAATCGATGGAATAATAAACGATTAATATATTGTCAAGAAGCTTCTACTATCTTTGTCAAGAGGTGGGAAAGGTAGCCGAGATAGTACGTGGAGACCCGAAGATcctgatgaagaaccggtagaGCTAGCTGATCGAGTCGCGCGTTGGCCACCCAGCAGCTCCGGAGATCAGCGCAGAGTTGGTAGCAGCTACTATCACTGCCACACGTTccggcattagcaccggtcgggaagggcctgttgccccggttcccgaaccggtgctgcccttccgggactaaaagtccaccctttagtcccggttcgggaaaccggggctaaagcaccCCCTTTaataccggttggtaacaccaaccggtgttaaagggtcctgccagggctgccacgttgcaggaccctttaacaccggttggtaccaaccggtgttaaagggtttctttttcttttttttttgttcacttcttcggttctgtttattgtttatatataatatataataataggtttttcaatacatgttttgctgatacaatattatatttatattacacgcatattaagcatatataaatgaaaattataggcttagcttaataattaagctttgcctataataaaatgaatagaccacatcaaaaattaaatagatatgtaaaaagctttatatatatatatagttttatatgtacaaaattcgtatcacatatatacatagagttttttc encodes:
- the LOC8063428 gene encoding cinnamoyl-CoA reductase 2, with the protein product MPTAETTTPVPPALSGQGRTVCVTGAGGFIASWLVKRLLEKGYTVRGTVRNPVDPKNDHLRALDGAADRLVLLRADLLDPESLVEAFSGCDGVFHAASPVTDDPEMMIEPAIRGTQYVMTAAADTGVKRVVFTSSIGTVYMNPYREPNKPVDDTCWSDLEYCKNTQNWYCYAKTVAEQGAWEVARKRGLDLIVVNPVLVLGPLLQPTVNASTDHVMKYLTGSAKTYVNAAQAYVHVQDVAEAHVRVYEAPYAHGRYICAESTLHRGELCRILAKLFPEYPIPTKCKDDVNPPVTGYKFTNQRLKDLGMDFVPVLQCLYETVKSLQEKGMLPVLPPKDDQDQQLHKS